The genomic window ATTGAACTTtatcttgggttcaatccctttcaCCACACGGTCACCCTGGCACCACTAAGAGTCACCAGCACACATAATGCCAGAAACAGCCAAACTCTTCTCCCCCAAATTATCAAAAACCTAACCAATACGCTGACATTTTTCTATGTATATGGCTCTTACTTTATCTGAAAAgtacaataacaacaacaaaatccagaattggagagataatacagcaggtagggtacttgccttgcacatagctggcctgggtccaatccctggcacctcatatggtccctcaaacctgccaggagtgatccctgagtgcagagccaggagtaagccttaagcactgctggctgtggcccaaaacaaaaaataaataggttCTGGCTAAAGAGCTCAAATACTGAGCATGTTTTTAATTCAGTTCACCGTGTTCTATTTTTAGGACCACACAgtcctcctgaacaccaccagcagactcctaaccacagagccacaagtaacccctagcacttccagatgtggccccaaaatataaataatcaagAGTTTTgtagggccagaacaatagtacaatgagtagggtggtttgccttgcatgtggctgaaatgagtttgatccctgacaccccatatggtctcccaagctccactacaagtaatccctgagcacagagttaagaataacctctgagtactgccagtgtggccccaaacacaaaataagtACATAAACAATAAAGAGTTTTAGGCCACGGATGTGACTTAGCAGCACAGCACGTGTGCTGCATGTGTaagaccttgggtttgatccctggtaccaacaAAAGAGATAATTATTAAAAGTTCTGGTCATAAAAGCATGAAAGGTCATCATTTCATTGTATTCAATCCCAAAGTCAAAGGGCCAGGGACTATTTCCTTTAATTAAATGATCATTGTCTGGCACACATGTCTTGCTGACTGGTACGTGGTTCCCAAGTACATGCTGTCCACATCTCCTTTCTTGGGAAGTGTACTTTCACACTTTTCCTCTGAGATGTGTACTCTGAAttctttccattctggagaagcctgtctTCTCTTTTGAGCATGTAACTTAGCTCTCTCCTTACTGCCCTAAAAACCTGTTAtatgccacccccccaaaaaaaaaaattcactacagAATGCCGTTATTTCCATCCTGCTTTTTTGTTTCATTACCAAACTTCTTGCTTTATAATTTACATCCACAaaaagtttgtttcttctttcttctacaATGGTATCCTTTTCAAAGTCAAGATTCAATTTCTCTTAAATCAAATTTCAACGGGCTTAACAGAGCAGACAATATTTCTCCTAATTATTCACAAGATTCTGGCCTGTCATCTCCTCTGGGTATAGTAACTGGAGGTGTTGGGATACTTATTTGCTACAGTCACATAAGATTGTtcagtttttctcctttcattcatTGTTGCAATGTTAGTATTACGATGACCAGATTATTCACTTGGTTGTGGGGCCAGTATACTTTAATTGCACTGTATGCAAGGGATTAACATTTTGGTCTCTCACCAGAGACCACCTGTGGGGTGATGCCAAGCTGGTAAGGCAAGTGTTCTTCCACTGAATTATCCCAAGGCCCATTTACAGTTTTACACATTTCCATTTCAGCACTGAAACTAGAACAGCTGTTAAGATACTGGACTTCTCTCCACACATCTGATCTGATTCATAAATTCTTGTACACTGCTTCTAATACTGCCTCTAATGCTGCCTAAGCATTAGGTATACAGCAAGATTTCTGATGTTATTGTCAACAGCATGTTAGTGACTCCTTattgagaggaaagagaggaactATATACAATCGTTTGTTCATAAGATGAAGAAAATtaacacttttaattttaaattcgaCAAGAGTGGGCATGTTTAGGATGGTATGCCTTTAGACATGCCTTTATACAATAATTTGAATTTTGGAGCTACAGATTACTAGTACAAGGACTAAGTTTCTTACCTTACATGACTAACCCCAGTAAAGATTCTTGGCACCACCAGGTTTACAGAACAACagaacatagagccagaagtagcctctaagcatcactgggtgtggcttattTTGTGTCTCCCAcaaagacacaaaataatttatttaattttggtggtTGGAAATGAAACCTAGGGCTATGCACctacaaagcaagcatcctacggctgagctacattcctggcaacactgattttttttgggggggagggggatttgggggcatacccagaaatgctcagaactcacttctggctcattgcttaaagattactcctggcaaagctcaggggaccatctggcatGCTTAGGATTAACtcatagccacatgcaaggcaagcaccctgcccactgcgctCACTCTCTAgctcctgaatttttaaaaatatcttaatatttttggttttgggctcacacccagtggagctcggggtttactcctgggtctacacttagggaccactcctgatggtgctcagaggagcatatgtgGTGATGGAGAACAAATCAGGGTTGGAAGCATATaaagaaagcaccttaacctgctgtgctctctcaccAGCCCCAAGACTTTCGATTTTAAATAGTagtgaaatatatgaaaaaataggCATGATAGGGTTCCAGTAGTCAACttctcattaatttatttttaaaccataccCCGTAgtctctggggtcactcttggcagtgcttaggggaaccatctgtggtaccagggatcaaatctgggttggttggctgcatgcaaagcaagtgccttatcttgcTGTGCTTTCTGTGCCATTTTTCAGTGATTCTGTGATTCCTATGTAAATACACAGGAAATCCCCTATGTAACAAAGGAGATGTACTTCTCTCCATTTGTTATCTTCCCAGTTAATAACTTACAGCAAACACCCTTACACTTTATGATTTTTCTCCCTGATTCCACCCGACTCTCAACTTCTATTGACTTCTGTGGCCCTTTTGGTCCTTCTCGGTTATGCCTCACATTTGTGTTGCATCAGCCATTTTTAAGTCAGCAGAATCAACAAAAGACCCCTAGCAATTcccagacccctcccccccattaaACAATCATCTTCTTACCAATAGTATGATTCCCGTAAAGGAGCTGCTCCAAAATTGCTGTTTTCCCAACAGACAACAATCCACAAACCACAACCTTGCAGCCCTTCCCCATCTTCTCTCAGGATATCCCTATGAAGAGAATAAAAGGCCTTAAAACTTGCACACTGTTGaaagaaacttttctttctgtgtttgaatttAATAAGGAACTTATACACAGGAAGAAACTGTAaatcttttacaaaataaataaaaaggacacaggtctgggaagatagtacagtgggcaaggcacttgcctcgcacatggctgaccctggtttgatctctggtacacCTAAGATCCTGagtcctctaggagtgattcctgagcacagagccaggagcatcgacCAGGTGTAGCCTCAAACCTCCACCAACCAAAAAAACGTTTTCTCTGTGGAGAAGGGCTACAATTGTTCCATTCTGCTTGAGGCTGAATGGGAAGGGTAGGATGACTTTAGGAAAAAGAAAGGCACGCTTAGGAATCCTATCTGATTGCATCTCTACAACTTGACTCccccccccatttaaaaaaatgaagggaataaatcaagaaacaaaaagtaaaaaataaataacataaaccCATTTATGTCACCCTCCTGCACAAACCCTTCCAAGGGTCTCTGATCCTGGGAGAACTAGCCTGGTCAGTGTCACCTGCGACTGCCTGCAGGGTGTTAATTATCTCCGCATCCTCCACCTCGCAAGAATGGGTCCCCACAGCCTGGAAATTCAcatccttctcttttcttcctccctatcACTTCTCCAGAAGACTCAGGCCGCTACCACCACCCCCACAGTCCCGATTGTCTCCCCGCTCCTAATGCCTGACTGATGTGGCATTAACCTGCACGCTCCTGCCTGCTTCCAAGAAGCCCCGTTTCTCTCACCGACTCACAACCCACGCCAGGGCACTGCCTGGTGCGCACCAAACACTGGGTGACGTATGAGACGAATCACGTGAGCAAGCTCCCAAGGtaaagcagagatttttttttttttttaaagaaaataggaagaaaaaccACCCAAGCCACGGATAATTTCGAAGGCAAATGATTCTTCTTAAACCTCTGTCAGACAGATTTGGGATTTAAGAGCGTTCCAATTCGTCGAGTGTCCCCCAAAATGAAAAGCTGCGCAGACGCAATCGAGCTCATCAACCGCTCCTCAGTCAAGTACGCAACAGAAAAGGCCGACATTTTCTCGGCCTTTCTTCCCGAAACCCTCGCACCTGCACAACGGGACTTGGCAAACAAATATCTCCCTTctggagggggagtgggggagaacccacaataaaaaaaaaaaacacaaaacccgTAGTTCTGACGAAGCGCATCGGAAAACCAAATCTGCCCGCAATAAAGGCACAAAACGGAAAGAAAAGGCGCCGAGGCCTTcgcgctcccccaccccccagggcccttTCCAGGGCAAAAATCCCTCGgatctgcccccccacccccccgcgaAACCCCTGCTCCAGCAACGCCGCCTCGGGTTGCCTGCACCTGAGGGCGTCGGTCAGAGTGGCCCCGGGGCCACGGAACGCCGAGCCCACGCCCGGGGCTCggcccagggaggaggaggaagaggaggaggaggagaggaaagggaacgCGCCGCCCCGGGGCACCCGCAGCCATTCCTGAGGAACAAAGCATCCAGCGTGAGGAGGGCGTCCCCTCTCCTCGCAACACAGACCCGTAAAAACCAGCCGTCCCAAACCCGCGGCGCGGAGCTGCGATGCTCGCCGGCGTCTCGGCCGCTGGAAAGCTGCCTCCACGTTGCCGCCTCCGGAGAGAATGTTGAAGCTGCGCCACCGACTGTCGCCCTTCGCAATGTCGCAGCTCGCGAGACGGGAAGCgtcggggggggggaggtgggaggggggaggaggcggaGCAATCAGGGAATCAGTACCGGCCGAGGGAAGACTCGTGTGGGAACTACAAGTCCCATGAGGCTCAGCGAGCCCGCCGCGGGCCACCGGAAGGAGGCGCGCGGCTCCAGGGGGAGGAGCCCAAAAGGGATTGTGGGTAAAAGGCTCTTTCCTTTTCGTTCGGCGGCAGCCATCAGGTGAGCTGTGTGGGGCTTAGTACCGGGTGCATCCGCCGCGAATCTCCTTTCTTCTGGGCCATCCAGGCTCTTGAGTCCTGCGACCATGCAGTGCCTCCTGCCTTCTGTGCGGGGGGAGTTGGAGCCGGGGCCGGGGCAGCGCGGGCCGGGCGTGTTCGCTCGCCGGCTAGATTGGCGGAAGATGTGATGGCGGCGCGAATTAGCGCGGAGCCCGGAAGGTGCTGGGGAGGAGAAGGCGTAGGCCCGAGCATCTCTCGAACGTCTCCAAAGCGGGTTGGATCGAATAGGTTTCCCCTTCGAGAGAGTCCGCGGGCGGCGAAAGCAGGTGTCCGCCGGGGTGGCCGCGGGATCCCTGCAGGCCGGGCCCTTCGCCCCGCCGCCATCCGCCCATCCCCATGTGTGATTCTCGTCACTGGCCTAGCAGAAACGAGCGCGGGTCGCCGCGCCGCTTTGCTTGGAGGGGTCGGGGTTAGACCGGCCGTGGCCTGCGGTTGCTATGGAGTCGCATTCGGGGGGCGGCTAAGATGGGCGCCGGCCTTGCTTTGCGACCTTAACTCAATGAATGTTTTAAGACGACCCCCTTTCATCTGTACAGTCAGCCAAGATGGGCGCGTACAAGTACATCCAGGAGCTCTGGAGGAAGAAGCAGTCGGATGTGATGCGGTTCCTCCTGCGAGTGCGCTGCTGGCAGTACCGCCAGCTCTCGGCGCTGCAccgggccccccgccccacccggccGGACAAGGCGCGCAGGCTGGGCTACAAGGCCAAGCAAGGTGAGCGGGCCGcgcgcctccccgcccctcctaaGCCCCCGACGGACCAGCGTCCCCTCGCGTGTTACCTAACTTGAGACCCCTGTCCCAATTTTCCCCAGGCTACGTTATTTATCGGATTCGCGTGCGCCGTGGTGGTCGCAAGCGCCCGGTGCCGAAGGGTGCGACCTATGGCAAGCCCGTGCACCACGGTGTTAACCAGCTCAAGTTTGCGCGAAGCCTTCAGTCTGTGGCGGAGGTGAGTGGTTTGCGTTGCAGCAGCAGCGGGCATGGTAGGGCGTCTCCGGGAGAATGGTTTTGACGTGTTGTATAAATGATCTCGTTCAGTTAGGTGTTTGAAGGGCTGTCAGCTCTTTTAAGCACATCTCCCTGTGTGTATGGAATCCATTTCTTCATCCCCATCAGTAGCTCTGATATGAGGTGTGAGTTGCAGCAGCCCTGGTGGGAGGGCGATTCCTGGAGAATGGTTAGAGCAACTTTTTCAGGTGGTTGATCTGTGGCTGGAGGCCTGTTGTGTATAAAGTGGCTTAGTGGTGAAGCTGTGTTCTGTTACCAGGTTGGGGAAGAAGACAAAAGTTCCAGCATCCTAAATATTGCTGGGCAAATAGTTTTTTTGttatggggaggagggagagcatactcagcagtgctcagggcatattcttgACTTTTCTATAGGTGTGACAAGACCCTTGACAATGCCTTAGGACctcatctgtggtgctggagggTGGAACTGGGGTTAGCTGAgtgcaaaacaaaactttaaccttccctgcactatctctgggCTGTGAGCAAATTGTAGCATAGCCAAAAAAGTAATGAGGAAATGGTTTTCGGTTCCTGGGGATGTTGATGCTGTATTCAGCCTACTGTTGTACTGGGAGCTATTTGGTGAATGTTTCAGAAGTTGCCTAATCAGAATCCTTGCTTTGCTATTGACATGTGGGAGAGAGCTGACTTCGGGGCTTTTTTCTTCTAGGAACGAGCTGGACGCCACTGTGGGGCTCTGAGAGTCCTGAATTCTTACTGGGTTGGTGAAGATTCCACGTACAAATTCTTTGAGGTTATCCTCATCGATCCATTCCATAAAGCTATCAGAAGAAATCCTGATACCCAATGGATCACAAAACCAGTGCACAAGCACAGGGAGATGCGAGGGCTGACATCCGCCGGTCGCAAGAGCCGCGGCCTTGGGAAGGGCCACAAGTTCCACCATACCATCGGGGGCTCTCGCCGGGCAGCATGGAGAAGGCGCAATACTCTCCAGCTCCACCGTTACCGCTAATGTAACATTTGTAAAATTCTTACCTAATAAACCACTTAGGAGAGTTCTGTCTGCTTACAGGTGTTCTTTAATTTGTTAACTAAGTCTGCAGATTATTTCCTGAATGCATTGTCAAATGATGAACGTTAAAGTGCAATAATGTATGTCTGTTTAAAGTGCTGTCTGGCATATTAggtgtaaaataaattatgtaaaagAGAAGTGGATTAAGTAGCTCTGTAGGTTTGTTGGTGCATGTGCTGGAGCATGCAGCTTTATTATGGGTAAGTGCTGGTTTACTCCCAAGTGGCTGATGcggttgtggttttggtttttgcttggaAATGTAGAGGATATCCTCATAATATGCAGAAGAAAATAAGAACTAGGGCTCGTGTAATACTAGGTTAGTCAATACTTatgtaacaaaaaattaaaagccacCATTTTTAGGCAATTGAGTAAAATTGCAAAAGGGTTCTCATAAATGAAATAGCTGGTATGATTCCAAGGGACATCTAGACTGAATTTTTTGCATGGTGTGGGCATGGTAGTGCACTGAAACTGACGGGTATTGAACTCTAAAGGGAAGGGAGATTATTAAGCATGAACTTGATCAATATGAATTTTAGGAAAGGTCAGGCATATGAAAATAGAGCAAGTGCTTTGGTTATTACTGTTAGGATAGGCAAGCAGGCTCGTTAAGTGATAGCACTTGTTTCTGAGCCCCAGTGCTGTGTGGAAACGATCAGCTAATGTCTTCTCCCATAAAAGGCTTTGAGAAAGGTTAGTAGGTTAATATAGGTACAGGTTCATGGTTTTCAATATAACCTAGTGTGTAgtctggttttttttcttttgtcctaaGTCAAACTACCACCAAAAATCCTTGCATTCCACAAACTAGATGCCGCACTAGTTCCCACCGCAACATTTACATATATCACCATATCTTGTTGCATCATGTCTTCCTGCAGGCCAGAATCAACCATATCTAGGGTAAATTTGAGTATAGTAAATGTTGGAGAAAATTctccaatttttaatatttgctgaTTTAATGGTTTGGAATGCTTTGAAAATTACTGTTGGTACCCTTGAaccagtttttggttttgtttttaattcagacATCTTGAAAAGCTCAGCTCCAGAAACGTAGTTTCATAAAATCTTGAGACCCATTATTTCCATTGGAGGTCTTTCAACAAAAGGAATAAATGTATTGAACTAAAACTGGTCCATTTGTCATCTGCTAATAATgtgctttcctctttttttttaatcaagttttttaaaattttgtcattgTGGGGGCCTTACACATAAGAATATGCTCTACCACTTATAAGTGGCTGACTTTCATTTAACTGTTTTGCTTTGGACCacacacttctgtgctcagggcttatttctggctctgcttcaGGAATCAAACTCCCTGAAACTGCACACAAGGTAAGTTCCCTATCTGCTCGAGGAACTAGGTCTTGTGTAAGTTACTGATGCTTGAGGACACATTTTCCCCCCTTTGAGGTCAAACCCTTCGTTGCTGCACTGAGAATAATGTATGTAGGGGTGTCAAGTATCAAGCCCATGGTCTCAtccctgcaaggcaggtgctaaattactgagccacatccctgggcccAAAACTCCATCTTTCAAAGGTGAATggtatttttactgttttggggctgcacttAGCAGTTATCAGGGTTTCTTGCTCTGTGTTAGGTTACTAGGAACTAGATGTACTAGAGAGCGCCCAACCCTGACctatctctggccctggagaTTTTGTGTTCTGGTGACTTTCTCAAATGTACCTGATCTTTTGTTTTGGTCCgtaccaggcagtactcaggcttattTCTATTGAGGCtcagattgaacctggatctctgcaaggcaagtatcttgcTTACAGTACTGTCTCCAACCTTTAAATAGACCACTTAATCCAGGCTATCAGTAGGCACTGGGTTCTACATGAATACTTCACATGGGATTACTGGATCATTAGGTCTTCACAGTGTTTCCAAATTTTAACAGCAAAGTGGAGAGTCCCTTTTTTTCCCACACCTTACACACTTAATACTAGTGTTTGTGCCAGCTAGTCTCAGATGTGAGGTGGAACGTTCTTTTCAGAACGTGTTAATGAACACAATAGTGTTTTAAAATAACCCAAATTTACCAAAGTATCAAAAGGGGAtggcaggggctgaagcgatagtacagtgggtagggcatttgcctggcacaaggccaacccaggttcaattcccagcattccatatgggcccctgagcactgccaggggtaattcctgagtgcaaagcttggagtaacccctgtgcatctcctctgggtgtgacccaaaaagaaaaaattgtgatGGCAGCTTGTAGGCACCAAACATGGGGAAAATGTGTTAGTCACTTGATACTTTCTCTGCAATCCTTTGGTCATTACTTGAGTCAGAAtggtgttgggttttttttggtggggtggggggtgatctgggttcaatctgggTTGATTGATtgctatggtcccccaagcaccgctaggagtaattcctgagtgcaaagccaggagtaacccctgacaatcactgggtgtaacacaaaaagaaaagaaaagggtgaACCTTATTCCAGATTCTAATTTGGGAAAGGGAGGATGCAGGTCAAAGGTCAGCATTTCTGACCTCTAAAGGTTTGTTTCTATCC from Sorex araneus isolate mSorAra2 chromosome 4, mSorAra2.pri, whole genome shotgun sequence includes these protein-coding regions:
- the RPL15 gene encoding 60S ribosomal protein L15, with protein sequence MGAYKYIQELWRKKQSDVMRFLLRVRCWQYRQLSALHRAPRPTRPDKARRLGYKAKQGYVIYRIRVRRGGRKRPVPKGATYGKPVHHGVNQLKFARSLQSVAEERAGRHCGALRVLNSYWVGEDSTYKFFEVILIDPFHKAIRRNPDTQWITKPVHKHREMRGLTSAGRKSRGLGKGHKFHHTIGGSRRAAWRRRNTLQLHRYR